The Pseudomonas pergaminensis nucleotide sequence AAGACGCCGTTGTATCAGTCGTTTTATTCGGTACTCGGGCCATTGCTGTCGTTTGTGCGGCGGCTGAAACCAGGCTGGGTGGTGAGCACCGAGACCGTAGGCCGGGCGATGTTGCAGGCTGCCAGCCAGGGTGCGCCGCAGCCGGTGGTGGAGCAGGCCGAGATCAATCGGCTGGCCAGCGAGCGTCGCTGATGTTGCACAAGAGTCTGGTGCGTCGCTTGGACCTGATCACGCTGCAGTTGTTTGTGGCGGTGTTCGAGGAAGGCACGCTCACCCGTGCTGCCAACCGTGAGGCCATTGCAGTGTCGGCTGCCAGCAAGCGCTTGATGGAGCTGGAGCAGGTGCTGGGCGTCACCCTGTTCGTGCGCCGCGCCAAGGGCATGGACCTGACGGCAGCCGGTGAAACCTTGCTGCACCATGCGCGGCAGATGCTGTTCAACGTCGAGAAGATGGGCCTGGAACTGGGCGAACACAGCCATGGTGTGCGCGGCTATGTGCGAATGCTGGCCAACCTTTCGGCAATTATTCAGTTTCTTCCGGAAGACCTGCGGGGCTTTTCCGAACTGCACCCCGAAGTGAAAACCGACCTGGAAGAACGTCCCAGCAAAGGTGTGGTTCAAGGTGTGTTGGATGGCGTGGCGGACCTTGGGATTTGTTCCAGTGACACCGACATCAAAGGCCTGCCCAGCGTAACGTATCGACGCGACAAACTGGTGGTGCTGATGCCGGCGGATCACCCGTTGGCAGAGCGTGAAACCCTGGCGTTCAGTGAAACCCTCGACAGCGATTACGTCGGCCTGCACGCCGCCAGCTCCATCAATATGCGCACCCATGCGGCCGCGCGCGAGGCGGGCAAGATGCTGCGCCTGCGCATTCATGTGCCGGGGTTCGACGCCATGTGCCGGATGGTCCAGGCCAACATGGGCATTGGGATCCTGCCACAAAAGGCCTACGAGTTGTTTGGTCGCGCACTGGGCCTGCATGCCGTACCGCTGACGGACGACTGGTCGGACCGTAGTCTGATCCTGGTGGTGCGCGATAAGACGCAGTTGTCCCCGGTCAGTCGTCTGCTGTTCGACTACCTCAGCGGTCCCCTGTAGGCGCCCGGCTTGCCGGCGATGGCGATCTTTAATCGCCGCAGCACGCAAGGGACTCATCGACCGTCAGCCGATTCGTACAAATGTGTTCGCGTTTGGCGAACGCTCCTTGCCAACTGACGGTTGGATTTATCCTGCACCTGCCCTCTAGTCTTGGCGTCACATTCCAAGAATAAGAGGTACACCCCATGACGGCTCCTTTGAGCGGTATCAAGGTGATCGAGATCGGCACCCTGATTGCCGCGCCGTTCGCCGCCCGGTTGATGGGCGAGTTTGGCGCCGAGGTGATCAAGATCGAGGCCATGGGCCAAGGTGACCCGCTTCGCAAATGGCGAAAGCTGCACGAAGGCACGTCGCTGTGGTGGTACCTGCAATCGCGTAACAAAAAGTCCCTGGCGCTGGATCTCAAGTCGCCCGAAGGCCTGGACCTGATCAAGCAATTGCTCGGTGACGCCGACGTGCTGATTGAAAACCTGCGCCCCGGCGGCCTGGAGAAACTCGGCCTCGGCTGGGACGTGCTGCACGCTCTCAACCCCAAGCTGACGTTGGTGCGCATCTCCGGTTACGGCCAGACCGGCCCGTATCGCGACCGCCCTGGCTTTGGTGCCATCGGCGAGGCCATGGGCGGTATCCGCTACACCACTGGCAACCCCAACTCGCCACCGGCGCGGGTCGGCGTGAGCCTGGGCGATTCCCTGGCGTCGTTGCACGGTGTGATCGGCGCGCTGATGTCGCTGCTGCGGGTCAAGACGGGGCAGGGCGACGGGCAGATTGTCGATGTGTCGCTGGCCGAGAGCGTGTTCAACCTGATGGAAAGCCTGGTGCCGGAATACGACATGCTTGGCCATGTGCGCGAACGCAGCGGCGGTGCCTTGCCGGGCATTGCGCCCTCCAACACCTACCTGACAGCCGACGGTGCCTACGTGGTGATCGCCGGCAACAGTGACCCGATCTACAAGCGCCTGATGCACACTATTGGTCGCGCCGACCTGGCCGAAGCGCCCGAGTTTGCCCACAACGATGGGCGCGCCGCCCAAAGCGGTCTGCTCGACGCCGCGATCACCCACTGGACCAGCAGCCTGCCCATCGATCACGTGCTCGGCGCGCTTGAAGCCGCAGAGGTACCGGCGGGGCGCATCTACTCCGTCGCGGATATCGTCAGTGACCCGCACTACCAGGCGCGTGACATGTTGCTCAATGCCGAGTTGCCTGGCGGTGTGTCGGTGAAGATGCCCGGCATCGTGCCCAAACTCTCGGACACCCCTGGCGGCGTGAACTGGCAGGGCCCGTCCCTGGGGCAACACACCGACGAAATTCTTGGCAGCCTGGGCCTGGCCGGCGCCGATATCCAACGCCTGAAAACCTCGGGAGTGGTGCAATGATCACCGACTATTCAGACCCGCTGATCGTGCAGGAAGTGTCCCCGCGTGACGGCCTGCAAATCGAGCCGACCTGGGTCGCAACGGCGGACAAGATCGCCTTGATCGACCAGCTTTCCCTGGCCGGTTTTTCACGGATCGAAGCCGGTTCGTTCGTCTCGCCCAAGGCCATTCCGGCATTGCGCGATGGCGAGCAAGTGTTCCAGGGCATCCAACGCAAGCCGGGTGTTATCTATGTCGCACTGATCCCCAATCTCAAGGGCGCCCTGCGTGCCATCGAATCCCGTGCCGACGAGCTGAACCTGGTGATGTCCGCCAGCCAGACCCACAACCTGGCCAATATGCGCATGCGCTGTGAAGCGTCGTTGGCGGCGTTTGGCGAGATCGTCAGCGTTGCCGCCGACCACCCTGTGAGGCTCAACGGCAGCATCGCCACCACGTTCGGTTGCCCGTTTGAAGGCAAGATCGATGAAGACCGCGTGCTGCAATTCGTTGACGCTTACCTTGAACTGGGCATCCAGGGCATCAGCCTGGCCGACACCACGGGCATGGCCAATCCACGCCAAGTGGAACGCCTGGTCAAGCGCGTGTTGCAGCGCGTATCCGCCAGCGACCTGACCCTGCATTTTCACAACACCCGCGGCCTGGGTTTATGCAACGTGCTGGCCGCTTATGAGGCCGGTGCCCGTCGATTTGACGCGGCGCTCGGCGGTTTGGGCGGCTGCCCGTTCGCACCGGGGGCGTCGGGCAATATCTGCACTGAAGATTTGGTCAACCTGTGCGAAGAGGTCGGGATTCACACCGGCATCGACCTGCCGCACCTGCTGCACATGTCCCGCCGTCTGCCGGCCCTGTTGGGCCATGAACTGCCTGGCCAGGTGGCCAAGGCCGGGCGCAATGGCGACCTGCATCCGCCGCCGGCCTACATCGCCACGCTGTAGCACCGCACCAGACAACAAAAACAATCGGGCGCCTGTGAGCAGCCCGCTGGAGAGAAACCATGAGCACTAATACGTTGGAGGCCGGCGCGCGCCCGGCTGCTGAAATCGATGCCGAAAAAGCCCTGGTCAGCAAGGTCGCCTGGCGCCTGATGCCACTGATCATGGTGTGCTACCTGTTCGCGTTTTTTGACCGTATCAACATCAGCTTTGCCAAGTTCCAGTTGCAAGCGGACCTAAGCCTGAGCGACACCGCCTATGGCCTGGGCGCCGGGTTGTTCGTGGTGGGATACGTGATCTTCGAAGTGCCAAGCAACATGATGCTGTACAAGGTCGGCGCGCGGCGCTGGATTGCGCGGATCATGATGTCGTGGGGGCTGGCGACGGCAGCCATGGTGTTTGTCACGGCAGAATGGCAGTTCTATGTGCTGCGCTTCCTGATCGGCGCAATGGAGGCAGGTTTTGCGCCCGGCGTGCTGTATTACCTGACGTTGTGGTTCCCGCAGCACTTCCGTGGGCGCATCACGTCGATGCTGTTCCTGGCGTCGGCCTTTGCCGGCCTGGTGGGCGCACCGTTCTCCGGCTTGGTGCTGGAGCACCTCGACGGCGTGTTGCAGATGCGCGGCTGGCATTGGCTGTTCCTGCTCGGCGGCTTGCCGTGCATCGGCCTGGGCTTCCTGGTGCTGACGCTGCTCAAGGACCGCATCGAAGATGCCCATTGGCTGACACCCGCGGAGAAAACCTTGCTGGCCAGTCGCATCGCC carries:
- a CDS encoding MFS transporter — protein: MSTNTLEAGARPAAEIDAEKALVSKVAWRLMPLIMVCYLFAFFDRINISFAKFQLQADLSLSDTAYGLGAGLFVVGYVIFEVPSNMMLYKVGARRWIARIMMSWGLATAAMVFVTAEWQFYVLRFLIGAMEAGFAPGVLYYLTLWFPQHFRGRITSMLFLASAFAGLVGAPFSGLVLEHLDGVLQMRGWHWLFLLGGLPCIGLGFLVLTLLKDRIEDAHWLTPAEKTLLASRIAKHEPNQHGGSLLSAIRIPGFLMLGFIYFLIQVASYGLNFWAPQLIRSAGTQSPVMIGLLTAIPYVCGAISMVVIGRLSDATGERRKFVCGLVVLGAVGFFSAGIFADHTTFLIIALGMLGAGIIASIPTFWTLPPKLLAGAGAGAAGGIAVINTLGQFGGIVSPVMVGRIKDLTGSTTPALYVIGVCALLAAALLLWGLPQKLRTLDKG
- a CDS encoding LysR family transcriptional regulator; the protein is MLHKSLVRRLDLITLQLFVAVFEEGTLTRAANREAIAVSAASKRLMELEQVLGVTLFVRRAKGMDLTAAGETLLHHARQMLFNVEKMGLELGEHSHGVRGYVRMLANLSAIIQFLPEDLRGFSELHPEVKTDLEERPSKGVVQGVLDGVADLGICSSDTDIKGLPSVTYRRDKLVVLMPADHPLAERETLAFSETLDSDYVGLHAASSINMRTHAAAREAGKMLRLRIHVPGFDAMCRMVQANMGIGILPQKAYELFGRALGLHAVPLTDDWSDRSLILVVRDKTQLSPVSRLLFDYLSGPL
- a CDS encoding hydroxymethylglutaryl-CoA lyase, whose amino-acid sequence is MITDYSDPLIVQEVSPRDGLQIEPTWVATADKIALIDQLSLAGFSRIEAGSFVSPKAIPALRDGEQVFQGIQRKPGVIYVALIPNLKGALRAIESRADELNLVMSASQTHNLANMRMRCEASLAAFGEIVSVAADHPVRLNGSIATTFGCPFEGKIDEDRVLQFVDAYLELGIQGISLADTTGMANPRQVERLVKRVLQRVSASDLTLHFHNTRGLGLCNVLAAYEAGARRFDAALGGLGGCPFAPGASGNICTEDLVNLCEEVGIHTGIDLPHLLHMSRRLPALLGHELPGQVAKAGRNGDLHPPPAYIATL
- a CDS encoding CaiB/BaiF CoA transferase family protein, which gives rise to MTAPLSGIKVIEIGTLIAAPFAARLMGEFGAEVIKIEAMGQGDPLRKWRKLHEGTSLWWYLQSRNKKSLALDLKSPEGLDLIKQLLGDADVLIENLRPGGLEKLGLGWDVLHALNPKLTLVRISGYGQTGPYRDRPGFGAIGEAMGGIRYTTGNPNSPPARVGVSLGDSLASLHGVIGALMSLLRVKTGQGDGQIVDVSLAESVFNLMESLVPEYDMLGHVRERSGGALPGIAPSNTYLTADGAYVVIAGNSDPIYKRLMHTIGRADLAEAPEFAHNDGRAAQSGLLDAAITHWTSSLPIDHVLGALEAAEVPAGRIYSVADIVSDPHYQARDMLLNAELPGGVSVKMPGIVPKLSDTPGGVNWQGPSLGQHTDEILGSLGLAGADIQRLKTSGVVQ